A region of Bradyrhizobium sp. CCBAU 53351 DNA encodes the following proteins:
- a CDS encoding ABC transporter ATP-binding protein, whose product MPLLEAAGIRKIFGKLTAVDGAALTVRENEFHGLIGPNGSGKSTLMKCIAGAEVPTQGKVRFINTDITTFTPTERARAGMSLKFQITSVLPSLTLYDNILLALQGHCSLFDLVFSRSRRQLHDQVMMMLTQFRLADRAFDAAAALSHGQQQWLEIAMALAGKPRLLLLDEPTGGMSLEERRVTGELLRPIKEHCSLVIVEHDLDFIRDICDRLTVLDQGRVLATGSVAEIQADKSVQEIYLRRA is encoded by the coding sequence ATGCCGCTTCTTGAAGCTGCAGGCATTCGAAAGATCTTCGGCAAGCTCACGGCAGTCGACGGTGCGGCGCTCACCGTCCGCGAGAACGAGTTCCACGGGTTGATCGGGCCGAACGGCTCGGGGAAAAGCACGCTGATGAAGTGCATCGCGGGGGCGGAGGTACCGACGCAAGGCAAAGTCCGATTCATCAACACTGATATTACCACATTCACCCCCACCGAGCGCGCGCGCGCTGGCATGAGCCTGAAGTTCCAAATCACATCGGTTCTGCCATCCCTCACCCTCTACGACAACATCCTCCTTGCCCTGCAGGGGCACTGCTCTCTTTTTGATCTTGTGTTCTCGCGCAGCCGCAGACAGCTGCACGACCAGGTCATGATGATGCTCACCCAGTTTCGTCTTGCCGATCGTGCGTTCGATGCAGCAGCAGCGCTATCCCATGGCCAGCAGCAATGGCTGGAGATTGCGATGGCGCTCGCGGGAAAACCCCGGCTCCTGCTGCTGGACGAGCCTACCGGAGGCATGAGCCTGGAGGAGCGTCGCGTCACTGGCGAACTGTTGCGACCAATAAAGGAGCACTGCTCCCTCGTTATCGTCGAGCACGATCTCGATTTCATCCGCGACATTTGCGACCGCCTCACCGTCCTCGACCAGGGCCGTGTGCTGGCGACAGGAAGCGTCGCTGAGATCCAGGCTGACAAAAGTGTCCAGGAGATCTATTTGCGCCGTGCTTGA
- a CDS encoding branched-chain amino acid ABC transporter permease has translation MAEIAFAGQVSRARRVLLIIEGLVLIGALVLPVMLHDYLTVFATRVVILALFALSFDLVWGYAGIMSFGQALFFGSAGYGVALLARDLDITSILLVLPAGTLIGLVFALLLGGFLLLGRHPASMIFVSLGTLTGAYAADRLARGWYYLGGQNGIPSIPPMTLGSYELSEGSNFYYLALGLLVIVYVACRFLVRSQFGLALAGLRENEQRIAFFGYRTQHLKAIVFAIGGAIAGLSGSLYAFHEGFVWPNMIGVVVSTQVVLYVLFGGSGTLIGAVIGTAIVEGLSFWLSDNYRDIWPIILGVLLLLVILFRPLGLISLVLTERERVGSFAAKAQDKKRAQHHAAS, from the coding sequence ATGGCTGAAATCGCCTTTGCAGGACAGGTCAGTCGTGCACGACGTGTCCTGCTCATCATCGAAGGACTAGTGCTGATTGGAGCACTAGTCCTTCCGGTGATGCTTCACGACTATCTTACGGTGTTTGCCACTCGCGTTGTGATCCTGGCGCTCTTCGCTCTCTCGTTCGATCTGGTCTGGGGCTATGCCGGAATCATGAGCTTTGGGCAGGCCCTCTTCTTCGGCTCCGCAGGCTACGGCGTTGCGCTGCTTGCGCGCGACCTCGATATCACCTCAATCCTTTTGGTACTGCCGGCGGGCACGCTGATTGGCCTCGTATTCGCGCTGCTACTTGGTGGGTTCCTCCTACTCGGACGGCATCCGGCCAGCATGATCTTCGTTTCGCTCGGTACGCTCACCGGTGCCTATGCGGCGGATCGCCTCGCGCGTGGCTGGTACTATCTCGGCGGCCAGAACGGCATTCCCTCGATTCCGCCGATGACGCTCGGCTCCTACGAATTATCGGAAGGGTCGAACTTTTACTATCTGGCACTAGGGCTTCTTGTCATCGTCTACGTTGCATGCCGTTTCCTGGTGCGCTCGCAGTTCGGTCTTGCACTCGCAGGCCTCCGCGAGAACGAGCAACGCATTGCCTTTTTCGGCTACCGGACACAGCATCTAAAAGCCATAGTGTTCGCGATCGGTGGCGCCATCGCAGGCCTGAGCGGCAGCCTCTATGCCTTCCACGAGGGTTTTGTGTGGCCCAATATGATTGGCGTTGTCGTCTCCACGCAAGTCGTGCTCTACGTTCTGTTCGGCGGTTCCGGCACGCTGATCGGTGCGGTGATCGGTACGGCGATTGTCGAAGGTCTCTCCTTCTGGCTGTCGGACAATTACCGCGATATCTGGCCGATCATCCTGGGCGTGCTCCTGCTCCTGGTAATCCTTTTTCGGCCGCTTGGGCTTATCAGCCTGGTGTTGACGGAGCGCGAGCGGGTAGGCAGTTTCGCCGCCAAAGCGCAAGACAAGAAGAGGGCGCAGCATCATGCCGCTTCTTGA
- a CDS encoding substrate-binding protein: MAVDRLNFTRRRFLSNFAFTAGAIATGASSWVIRPDWANAAEGPIKVGIAIDLTGPIGFAGKADANVAKMVIKEINNSGGLLGRPIELYIEDTASNESVAVGNVRKLIQRDKVDMVLGGLASSMRNAIKDVIVSRGKTLYIYPQFYEGGECTPYLFCSGATPAQQCDTFIPWLIKNGGKRFALPGSNYIWPRNLNAYARKLIEANGGEVVFEEYYPLDQVDFSATVHAIMSNKADTVFNTVIPPGVGPLFKQLYEAGYLKNGGRLAAVNEDENYLSLHPVNEMEGLASCLDYYKAVAKDDPVSARIQAAYDKDYPGDSLFAASSAAPSTYRGLKLWEAAVKEAGKVDRESVAATLDHAKIAEGPGGPAEMVPGKRHCKMNMYTAVCKSGVFQVVQRSNGLVDPGQC, from the coding sequence ATGGCTGTTGATCGACTCAATTTCACACGCCGTCGTTTCCTTTCGAACTTTGCCTTCACGGCCGGTGCAATCGCCACAGGAGCGAGTAGCTGGGTGATCCGTCCCGACTGGGCCAATGCGGCCGAAGGTCCCATCAAGGTCGGCATCGCGATCGATCTGACCGGCCCGATCGGCTTTGCCGGAAAGGCGGATGCCAACGTCGCCAAAATGGTCATCAAGGAGATCAACAATTCAGGTGGTCTTTTGGGCCGGCCGATCGAGCTGTACATCGAAGACACCGCCTCCAATGAATCGGTCGCTGTAGGCAACGTGCGCAAGCTGATCCAGCGGGACAAGGTGGACATGGTCCTAGGCGGCCTCGCGAGCTCAATGCGCAATGCGATCAAGGATGTGATCGTTTCTCGGGGCAAGACGCTCTATATCTATCCGCAATTTTATGAAGGGGGGGAATGCACGCCATACCTGTTCTGCAGCGGCGCCACACCGGCGCAGCAATGCGACACATTTATCCCGTGGCTGATCAAGAACGGCGGCAAGAGATTTGCCCTTCCAGGTTCCAACTACATTTGGCCGCGTAACCTGAATGCATATGCTCGCAAGTTAATCGAAGCCAATGGCGGCGAGGTCGTGTTCGAGGAGTATTATCCTTTAGACCAAGTGGATTTCTCCGCCACTGTCCACGCGATCATGTCCAACAAGGCCGACACCGTCTTTAACACCGTTATTCCACCCGGCGTCGGTCCTTTGTTCAAACAGCTCTATGAAGCGGGCTATCTGAAGAACGGCGGACGGCTTGCTGCCGTCAACGAGGACGAGAATTATCTCAGCCTCCATCCGGTCAATGAGATGGAAGGGCTTGCGAGTTGTCTCGATTATTACAAAGCCGTCGCCAAAGATGACCCGGTCTCCGCCAGAATTCAGGCTGCCTATGATAAGGACTATCCAGGCGATTCTCTATTTGCCGCGAGCAGTGCCGCTCCCAGTACATATCGCGGGCTGAAACTTTGGGAAGCTGCCGTCAAAGAGGCCGGAAAGGTCGATCGCGAGTCGGTTGCTGCGACGCTCGATCACGCAAAGATCGCGGAGGGTCCGGGCGGCCCCGCCGAGATGGTGCCGGGCAAGCGGCACTGTAAGATGAACATGTACACGGCCGTGTGCAAGAGCGGGGTTTTTCAAGTCGTGCAACGCAGCAATGGGCTTGTCGATCCCGGGCAATGTTGA
- a CDS encoding Tm-1-like ATP-binding domain-containing protein, producing the protein MSHHCTDGQGAVRDGSLSELSNAVAIVATLDTKGREVSYLADIICKCGRKTVLIDVGTSKIAPRTNQAGGHSVRVASPAELLKEIAATTRGKVRDLLASGAIGAIVGVAGGKGSAVFGEVVSDLPYGFPKLLVSSARPALLAELAVHNDIMLYPTLVDLFGINAFTERVLQNAGQAIAAMRYAPAKAARKTKIVAITAFGVTTPAATQCVGRLGKAGVDAIVFPANGAGGRKMEQLIAAGEFDAVIDLTTTELADEIVGGTASAGPDRLKGAAEQSIPHVIAPGAVDMVNFGAPSSVPDQFRGRLFYSHTPYTTLMRTTLAENTSIGRLTAQRLSLAEGPVMVLWPAKGVSDYDRDGGIFRDPDADRAWLDALKDNLPPKVTVRELNCHINDPEFAEAAARWILKQLGKKADGDANV; encoded by the coding sequence GTGTCTCACCATTGCACGGACGGCCAGGGGGCGGTCCGGGATGGTAGCCTGTCCGAGCTTTCGAACGCAGTCGCGATTGTGGCTACGCTCGATACCAAGGGCCGCGAAGTCTCCTACTTGGCCGATATCATCTGTAAGTGTGGCCGCAAGACCGTCCTGATTGACGTCGGCACCTCGAAGATTGCGCCCCGGACGAATCAAGCAGGCGGTCATAGCGTTCGCGTCGCCTCGCCCGCCGAGCTCTTGAAAGAAATCGCCGCAACAACACGCGGGAAAGTTCGCGATCTGCTGGCATCAGGGGCCATCGGCGCGATCGTCGGGGTCGCCGGTGGGAAGGGGAGTGCGGTGTTCGGCGAAGTCGTATCTGATTTGCCTTATGGCTTTCCCAAGCTGCTCGTGAGCAGCGCAAGGCCAGCACTTCTCGCCGAATTGGCGGTCCACAACGACATCATGCTCTATCCGACATTGGTCGATCTCTTCGGGATCAATGCGTTTACCGAGCGGGTCTTGCAGAATGCAGGACAGGCCATCGCCGCCATGCGCTATGCGCCCGCCAAAGCTGCGCGAAAGACGAAGATCGTTGCGATCACGGCCTTCGGAGTGACGACGCCGGCGGCAACTCAGTGCGTTGGGCGCCTCGGCAAGGCCGGGGTCGACGCGATCGTCTTTCCTGCAAACGGGGCGGGCGGCCGCAAGATGGAGCAGCTGATCGCGGCCGGCGAATTCGATGCTGTGATTGATCTGACCACAACCGAACTCGCCGACGAAATCGTGGGTGGCACCGCGAGCGCCGGGCCGGATCGGCTCAAGGGAGCGGCAGAGCAATCAATACCGCATGTTATCGCGCCTGGCGCGGTGGACATGGTCAATTTTGGTGCGCCATCCAGCGTTCCTGATCAATTTCGCGGCCGGCTATTCTACTCCCATACACCGTACACGACGCTGATGCGCACAACCCTCGCCGAGAATACGAGCATCGGCCGGCTTACGGCCCAGCGGCTGTCGTTGGCAGAAGGGCCTGTCATGGTCCTTTGGCCGGCAAAAGGCGTCTCCGACTATGACCGCGACGGCGGCATCTTTCGAGATCCTGATGCGGACCGCGCGTGGCTCGATGCGCTTAAGGACAATCTGCCGCCCAAGGTTACGGTCCGCGAATTGAACTGTCACATCAACGATCCCGAATTTGCGGAGGCGGCTGCGAGATGGATCCTCAAGCAATTGGGCAAGAAGGCTGATGGCGATGCGAATGTTTGA
- a CDS encoding phosphoenolpyruvate hydrolase family protein: MRRRLRDGSSSNWARRLMAMRMFERTEILAKIANQVAERKAILAAGSSCGLVAKCAVLGGADMLVVYSTGLSRLMGLPTSRIGDSNARTLELASEVRNVVSSVPVIGGIEAWDPLRLDLDALLDKFWSAGFSGVINYPTISTMGDKWRYRRGRVGLGFEREVEMIAAARKKDIFSLAYVASPDDAKAMAGAGADCIVPHVGATRGGLVGHEEGQPIQEAIRRINDISDAARSVRSDVILLCHGGAIAEPEDTIVVYRSTQCVGFVGASSIERIPIERAVKAAAEEFKAVPLPRHH, encoded by the coding sequence TTGCGGAGGCGGCTGCGAGATGGATCCTCAAGCAATTGGGCAAGAAGGCTGATGGCGATGCGAATGTTTGAGCGAACCGAAATCCTGGCCAAGATCGCAAACCAGGTGGCGGAGCGAAAAGCCATTCTTGCCGCGGGCAGCAGCTGTGGTCTGGTTGCGAAATGTGCAGTGCTCGGGGGCGCGGACATGCTGGTCGTCTACAGCACCGGGCTGTCGCGCCTAATGGGACTTCCGACCAGCCGGATCGGCGATTCCAATGCGCGCACGCTCGAACTTGCCTCGGAAGTCCGCAACGTCGTTTCTTCGGTGCCCGTGATCGGCGGCATTGAGGCATGGGATCCCCTCCGGCTCGATCTTGATGCCCTGCTCGACAAATTCTGGTCGGCCGGTTTCTCCGGCGTAATCAACTATCCGACCATCTCCACGATGGGCGACAAATGGCGCTATCGCCGCGGGCGCGTCGGACTAGGCTTCGAACGCGAAGTCGAGATGATCGCGGCTGCGCGCAAGAAGGACATCTTCTCGCTTGCCTATGTCGCGAGCCCTGACGACGCCAAAGCGATGGCGGGCGCAGGTGCGGACTGCATCGTCCCTCACGTAGGAGCCACCCGAGGCGGGCTCGTCGGCCATGAGGAAGGACAGCCCATCCAAGAGGCGATCAGGCGCATCAACGACATCAGCGACGCCGCAAGGAGCGTGCGCTCCGATGTGATCCTGCTTTGCCATGGCGGTGCAATCGCGGAGCCGGAGGATACGATCGTGGTGTACCGATCAACGCAATGCGTGGGTTTCGTTGGCGCCTCGTCCATCGAAAGAATCCCGATCGAACGGGCAGTGAAGGCGGCGGCTGAGGAGTTCAAAGCCGTCCCGCTTCCGCGGCATCACTGA
- a CDS encoding ABC transporter ATP-binding protein, with amino-acid sequence MLEQRFLDIRHLDAGYGRSQVLFDLSLDIPWRGGTAVLGRNGAGKTTLMKAIVGELPSWRGEVVFDGHDFNRLQTEQRVRAGIGYVPQEHSVFSRLSVRDNLAMGSLFNTDASAIDRVLAIFPKLGHRLDQAAGTLSGGERKMLAIGRALLGNPKLLLLDEPTEGVWIGVIEEITERLIELAKEIAVIIVEQHLDLALRVASKAYVLDRGRIALQGAAADIRTNPELLRYLAP; translated from the coding sequence GTGCTTGAACAACGCTTTCTCGACATAAGACATCTCGACGCCGGTTATGGTCGCAGCCAGGTGCTGTTTGACCTGAGCCTCGACATTCCGTGGCGTGGTGGTACCGCCGTGCTTGGGCGCAACGGTGCAGGCAAGACCACGCTTATGAAAGCTATCGTTGGCGAGCTACCAAGCTGGAGAGGCGAGGTAGTCTTCGATGGCCACGATTTCAATCGGCTCCAGACCGAGCAACGCGTGCGCGCCGGCATCGGCTATGTGCCGCAAGAGCACTCAGTGTTCTCACGCCTTTCAGTGCGGGATAATCTTGCAATGGGCTCCCTCTTCAACACCGACGCTTCGGCGATCGATCGGGTCCTGGCGATCTTTCCCAAGCTCGGCCACCGCCTGGACCAGGCGGCTGGTACGCTTTCTGGTGGCGAGCGTAAGATGTTAGCGATCGGGCGCGCCCTCCTGGGGAACCCAAAGCTGCTGCTGCTGGATGAGCCGACCGAGGGCGTCTGGATCGGCGTCATCGAAGAGATTACCGAACGTCTCATTGAACTCGCCAAGGAAATCGCGGTCATCATCGTCGAACAGCACCTCGATCTCGCGTTGCGCGTGGCGAGCAAGGCCTATGTCCTTGATCGCGGCCGTATCGCACTACAAGGCGCTGCAGCCGATATCCGCACGAATCCGGAACTTCTGCGCTACCTCGCGCCTTAA
- a CDS encoding branched-chain amino acid ABC transporter permease, protein MTSAFMAAFEILSFGAIIVLIVLGLGIIASMMGIFNFAQGEFVLLGAYITYLAYSHGLPVWLGMAAAPILVGLLGFVLEALIIRRFYAAPIVAMLGTYALGLIIRESVRGLIGGFYLTVPEPIGGSIDIATIHISAWRFTILVITALVMGGCFLLLSRTSFGLRVRATLENPALARASGVSTNFIYGTTFAFGAALAGLAGALIVPVFDLFADLGIRFLIQGFVAVMLGGVGSFMGPVAGAGIIGALSAALPWVIPPVLADVLVFLLAIVFIKCRPQGLIAQGGV, encoded by the coding sequence ATGACTAGTGCATTCATGGCGGCATTCGAGATCCTGAGCTTCGGTGCGATTATCGTGTTGATCGTGCTTGGGCTAGGAATCATCGCGAGCATGATGGGCATCTTCAACTTTGCCCAGGGTGAGTTCGTCCTGCTCGGCGCTTATATTACTTATCTCGCCTATAGTCATGGTCTCCCGGTTTGGCTCGGTATGGCGGCGGCACCGATCTTAGTCGGATTGCTGGGTTTCGTACTCGAAGCGCTCATCATCCGCCGCTTCTATGCCGCACCGATCGTTGCAATGCTCGGCACCTATGCGCTCGGTCTTATCATCCGGGAGTCTGTGCGGGGCCTAATTGGCGGGTTTTATCTGACGGTTCCGGAGCCTATCGGTGGATCCATAGATATCGCCACGATACACATCTCAGCTTGGCGCTTTACGATTCTCGTGATCACGGCTTTGGTGATGGGGGGCTGCTTTCTGCTCCTGTCCCGCACAAGCTTCGGCTTGCGCGTTCGGGCGACCCTGGAAAATCCGGCGCTAGCGCGCGCCTCCGGGGTTTCGACGAATTTCATCTATGGCACCACCTTTGCCTTCGGCGCAGCTTTGGCCGGGCTCGCCGGGGCGCTTATCGTGCCGGTGTTCGATCTGTTTGCAGATCTCGGAATTCGCTTTCTGATCCAGGGATTTGTCGCCGTCATGCTTGGCGGTGTCGGCTCCTTTATGGGCCCAGTGGCAGGAGCCGGTATCATCGGCGCTCTCAGCGCGGCGCTGCCCTGGGTTATCCCTCCGGTCCTCGCCGATGTGCTCGTCTTCTTGCTTGCCATTGTTTTCATCAAGTGTCGGCCGCAAGGCCTCATCGCGCAAGGGGGAGTGTAG
- a CDS encoding transposase, with product MRVEVLGGLERRRRWSQDDKARIVEETLVPGAKVTEVARRNGVAASLVFTWRRQARTSEQVAPSFTPVQIAAVAASAEETAKLLPTVDGRVRSAAAARTGLIEIDLGNRRCIRVDAHVDPEALARVLDVLGRR from the coding sequence ATGCGGGTCGAAGTTTTGGGCGGGCTTGAGCGGCGGCGGCGTTGGTCGCAGGACGACAAGGCACGGATTGTCGAGGAGACGCTAGTACCGGGCGCGAAGGTAACTGAAGTCGCGCGGCGCAACGGAGTAGCGGCCAGCCTGGTGTTTACCTGGCGTCGACAAGCACGGACATCGGAACAAGTTGCACCATCTTTTACGCCGGTGCAGATCGCCGCCGTAGCGGCCTCGGCTGAAGAAACTGCGAAGCTTTTGCCTACGGTTGATGGCCGAGTTCGCTCGGCGGCAGCCGCACGTACTGGATTGATAGAGATCGATCTCGGCAACCGACGGTGCATCCGGGTGGATGCGCACGTCGATCCGGAGGCGCTGGCGCGGGTCCTCGATGTGCTTGGACGCCGATGA
- the ltrA gene encoding group II intron reverse transcriptase/maturase produces the protein MNQPSKPFNIDKREVYEAYLQVRSNGGAAGVDGVTIEQFESDLKGNLYKIWNRMSSGAYFPPPVRAVSIPKKSGGQRILGVPTVADRVAQTVVKQLIEPALDAIFLADSYGYRPGKSALDAVGVTRQRCWKYDWFLEFDIKGLFDNIDHELLLRAVRKHVTCAWALLYIERWLTAPMVQEDGTIIERSRGTPQGGVVSPILANLFMHYAFDLWMARTFPDLRWCRYADDGLVHYRNEMEAQSVREALQARLAECHLELHPTKTRIVYCKDDRRRGKSETVMFDFLGYCFRPRSVLGPHSQKMFCGFTPAVSKPALNAMRAKVRGLKLRRRAEVTLDDIARELNPMVRGWIAYYGQYTRSALYPLARYINQTLGIWLKRKYKRFHHRLGRARLFLEKIARENRRLFVHWQLGDGGKIA, from the coding sequence ATGAACCAGCCGAGCAAGCCGTTCAACATCGACAAGAGAGAGGTGTACGAAGCATATCTGCAGGTGCGATCCAATGGTGGCGCAGCCGGTGTCGACGGAGTGACGATTGAGCAGTTCGAGTCCGACTTGAAGGGAAATCTCTACAAGATTTGGAATCGAATGAGTTCAGGCGCTTACTTCCCGCCGCCTGTTCGGGCTGTCTCCATTCCAAAGAAGAGTGGAGGCCAGAGGATCCTCGGGGTGCCCACCGTGGCGGACCGCGTGGCACAGACAGTTGTTAAACAACTGATTGAGCCGGCTCTTGACGCAATCTTTCTGGCGGATTCCTATGGCTACAGACCCGGAAAATCGGCTCTCGATGCCGTAGGCGTCACGCGACAGCGGTGCTGGAAGTATGATTGGTTTCTAGAGTTCGACATCAAAGGATTGTTCGACAATATCGACCACGAGTTGTTGCTACGGGCCGTCCGGAAACATGTGACGTGCGCATGGGCGCTGCTCTACATCGAACGATGGCTGACAGCGCCGATGGTGCAAGAGGATGGAACGATAATCGAGCGAAGCCGCGGCACCCCACAAGGGGGCGTGGTGAGCCCGATCCTCGCCAACCTCTTCATGCACTATGCATTTGATCTCTGGATGGCGCGGACGTTCCCCGATCTCAGGTGGTGTCGGTATGCGGATGACGGGTTGGTACATTATCGGAATGAGATGGAGGCGCAAAGCGTTCGCGAAGCGCTCCAGGCTCGGCTGGCGGAGTGCCATCTGGAATTGCATCCTACGAAGACGAGGATCGTCTACTGCAAGGATGATCGACGCCGAGGTAAAAGCGAGACGGTCATGTTTGACTTTCTCGGTTATTGCTTCCGGCCACGATCGGTCCTGGGGCCGCATTCGCAGAAGATGTTCTGTGGGTTCACCCCGGCGGTCAGCAAACCAGCGCTGAACGCCATGCGGGCGAAGGTCCGAGGCTTGAAACTTCGCAGGCGAGCCGAGGTGACGCTGGACGATATTGCTCGCGAGCTAAACCCGATGGTTAGGGGGTGGATCGCTTATTATGGGCAATACACCCGCTCAGCGCTTTATCCGCTGGCGCGCTACATCAACCAGACGTTAGGTATTTGGTTGAAGCGAAAGTACAAGCGCTTCCATCACCGTTTAGGACGCGCGCGTCTCTTCCTGGAGAAGATCGCGCGTGAGAACCGCAGGCTCTTTGTGCATTGGCAACTCGGCGATGGCGGCAAGATTGCCTGA
- the tnpB gene encoding IS66 family insertion sequence element accessory protein TnpB has protein sequence MQLPGPTHHGQGACLFTKRLERGRFVWPSVAGEAVTISSAQMSYLLSGIDWRNPQETHRPTRVG, from the coding sequence GTGCAACTCCCGGGGCCGACTCACCATGGCCAGGGAGCATGCCTGTTCACTAAGAGACTTGAGAGAGGAAGGTTCGTCTGGCCATCGGTTGCGGGCGAAGCGGTGACGATCTCATCGGCTCAGATGAGCTACCTGTTGTCCGGAATCGATTGGCGCAACCCTCAAGAAACTCATCGTCCGACGCGTGTCGGATAG
- the ltrA gene encoding group II intron reverse transcriptase/maturase — MKAYKLVKANAGAAGVDKVSLEAFEKDFKGNLYKVWNRMSSGSYFPPAVRAVPIPKKNGGQRILGVPTVADRVAQTVVKLQIEQVLEKIFLPDSYGYRPGKAALDAVGITRQRCWKMDWVLEFDIKGLFDNISHQLLMKAVRKHVQDEWALLYIERWLTAPMQGKDGAITARDRGTPQGGVISPVLANLFLHYAFDIWMARNFPQSPWCRYADDGLVHCRTKAEAEAIKAALQARFRECELEMHPDKTKIVYCKDSNRPGSHASQSFDFLGFTFRPRRARNHQKKENFCTFSPAVSRAAMKSMRMTIRQLRLRLRSQTEIDAIALELNPVLRGWMQYYGRYGRSEMHNLYRYVDESLNRWARRKYKGLKNGKVRASTRLRLIRCRRPKLFAHWTMLGSASLLVESRMT, encoded by the coding sequence ATGAAGGCCTACAAACTGGTCAAAGCCAATGCGGGCGCGGCCGGCGTGGATAAGGTATCGCTCGAAGCTTTTGAGAAGGACTTCAAGGGCAACCTTTACAAGGTCTGGAATCGAATGTCTTCTGGCAGCTACTTTCCACCTGCCGTTCGGGCTGTCCCCATTCCCAAGAAGAACGGCGGACAACGCATTCTAGGCGTGCCGACAGTAGCAGATCGCGTGGCGCAGACGGTCGTCAAGCTTCAGATTGAACAAGTACTCGAGAAAATCTTCCTTCCCGATTCCTACGGCTACCGGCCCGGAAAAGCCGCGCTGGACGCCGTCGGCATCACCCGGCAACGGTGCTGGAAGATGGACTGGGTGCTGGAGTTCGACATCAAAGGCCTGTTCGACAATATCAGCCACCAGTTGCTTATGAAAGCCGTCAGGAAGCATGTGCAAGACGAATGGGCTCTGCTCTACATCGAACGCTGGCTAACAGCGCCGATGCAAGGCAAAGACGGAGCGATCACCGCTCGCGACCGGGGTACACCCCAAGGCGGCGTGATCAGTCCCGTCCTTGCCAATTTGTTCTTGCATTATGCGTTCGATATATGGATGGCGCGAAACTTCCCGCAGTCACCGTGGTGTCGATACGCGGACGACGGGCTCGTACATTGCCGAACCAAGGCTGAAGCGGAAGCCATCAAGGCGGCGCTGCAGGCGAGGTTCAGGGAATGCGAACTCGAAATGCATCCCGACAAGACCAAGATCGTCTACTGCAAAGATAGCAATCGCCCGGGTAGCCATGCCAGTCAGTCATTTGACTTTCTGGGATTTACCTTTCGACCGCGCAGGGCAAGAAACCATCAGAAGAAAGAAAACTTCTGTACGTTCTCGCCAGCGGTCAGCAGGGCGGCAATGAAGTCTATGCGGATGACGATCCGGCAGCTCCGGCTCAGGCTTCGCTCGCAGACGGAAATCGACGCAATCGCCTTGGAACTGAACCCCGTCCTTCGTGGATGGATGCAGTACTACGGCAGATATGGGCGGTCAGAAATGCATAACCTGTATCGATACGTCGACGAATCTCTAAACCGCTGGGCGCGACGCAAATACAAAGGGCTGAAGAATGGAAAAGTCAGGGCCTCCACCAGGCTCAGGCTGATCCGCTGCCGTAGGCCGAAGCTGTTCGCTCATTGGACGATGTTAGGTTCTGCTTCGTTACTTGTTGAGAGCCGTATGACGTGA